A single Pseudodesulfovibrio aespoeensis Aspo-2 DNA region contains:
- a CDS encoding SiaB family protein kinase, with the protein MASNLYKYYEEMRGKGTILYFNGPVSQAVVEGLAELMREKMRAEDAGMDSVQRVFSILVEQMQNIVRYSSERHNHATASLGEMAHGQVVVGRESDGSFFVACGNKVRAEDVDRLTSQLETLRAMGRNDLKAYYRERRRSRPGEESKGAGLGFIEMARKSSRPMDYDFVPLDCETSFFSMKVVAQ; encoded by the coding sequence ATGGCATCAAATTTGTACAAATATTACGAAGAAATGAGAGGAAAAGGCACGATCCTCTACTTCAATGGCCCGGTCTCCCAGGCCGTGGTCGAGGGGCTGGCCGAACTGATGCGCGAGAAGATGCGCGCCGAGGACGCGGGCATGGACAGCGTGCAGCGGGTCTTCTCCATCCTGGTCGAGCAGATGCAGAATATCGTTCGCTATTCGTCGGAGCGGCACAACCATGCCACGGCGAGCCTGGGCGAGATGGCCCACGGCCAGGTGGTGGTGGGCCGTGAGAGTGACGGCAGCTTTTTCGTGGCCTGCGGCAACAAGGTGCGCGCCGAGGACGTGGACAGGCTGACCAGCCAGCTGGAAACCCTCAGGGCCATGGGCCGCAACGATCTCAAGGCCTATTACCGCGAGCGTCGCAGGAGTCGGCCCGGCGAGGAGTCCAAGGGTGCGGGCCTCGGCTTTATCGAGATGGCCCGCAAATCGTCCCGCCCCATGGACTACGACTTCGTACCCCTGGATTGCGAGACCTCGTTCTTTTCCATGAAAGTAGTCGCCCAGTAG
- a CDS encoding PP2C family protein-serine/threonine phosphatase, with product MRVVTGLLHAVSALSVECKMTALLLAAMVVFPLTTLVIYHSGARETVTNFMVGFLVVGIILVVPLAKWLSHVIALRNILELNAQCQLLKRGEYGVTEPPPDDDEGHDFVSLKRNMHWMGYAIASRQRRLSSALQSLAEARNQILESIDYASHIQAAFLPDERALAGVVPAHFLLWRQRDVVGGDSYWFKPWGDGYFIGVIDCTGHGVPGAFMTLIVQSLLEKALREGDASPSGMLARTNRLIKDALGQNEKGTRSDDGMDCALCHVSPGSGRLVFAGANSPLYAVEGGKARRIRGDRCGLGYVRSPRDFVFTDVEVALAPGARFYMATDGIVDQVGGPRRLPFGRSRLMRFIEEHRTAPITGQGDALMACLSEYQGGESRRDDMTVLGLEV from the coding sequence GTGCGTGTCGTGACCGGTCTGCTGCATGCCGTGTCGGCTTTGAGCGTGGAGTGCAAGATGACCGCGCTCCTGCTGGCGGCCATGGTGGTTTTTCCCCTGACCACCCTCGTGATTTACCATTCTGGCGCCCGTGAGACGGTCACCAACTTCATGGTCGGCTTCCTGGTGGTCGGCATCATCCTGGTGGTGCCCCTGGCCAAGTGGCTCAGCCATGTCATCGCCCTGCGCAACATCCTCGAGCTCAATGCCCAGTGCCAGCTCCTCAAGCGCGGCGAGTACGGGGTGACCGAGCCGCCCCCGGACGATGATGAGGGGCATGATTTCGTGTCTCTCAAGCGCAACATGCACTGGATGGGCTATGCCATCGCCAGCCGCCAGCGCAGGCTCTCGTCGGCCTTGCAGTCCCTGGCCGAGGCGCGCAACCAGATCCTTGAGAGCATCGACTACGCCTCGCACATCCAGGCCGCCTTCCTGCCCGACGAGCGCGCGCTGGCCGGGGTTGTGCCCGCCCATTTTCTGCTTTGGCGCCAGCGTGACGTGGTGGGCGGCGACTCCTACTGGTTCAAGCCGTGGGGCGATGGATATTTCATCGGGGTGATCGACTGCACCGGCCACGGCGTGCCGGGCGCATTCATGACCCTGATCGTGCAGTCGCTGCTCGAAAAAGCTCTGCGGGAGGGCGACGCCTCGCCGTCGGGCATGCTCGCCCGGACCAACCGGCTGATCAAGGACGCCCTGGGCCAGAACGAGAAGGGCACCCGCTCGGATGACGGCATGGACTGCGCTCTGTGCCATGTCTCGCCCGGTTCCGGCAGGCTGGTCTTTGCCGGGGCCAATTCGCCCCTGTATGCGGTCGAGGGGGGCAAGGCCCGGCGCATCAGGGGGGACCGTTGCGGGCTCGGCTATGTCCGGTCGCCGCGCGATTTCGTTTTTACCGATGTCGAGGTGGCCCTGGCGCCCGGAGCCAGGTTCTACATGGCCACCGACGGCATCGTCGATCAGGTGGGCGGGCCCAGGCGGCTGCCCTTTGGCCGGAGTCGGCTGATGCGGTTCATCGAGGAGCACCGGACCGCTCCCATCACCGGGCAGGGCGATGCGCTCATGGCGTGCCTGTCCGAATACCAGGGCGGCGAGAGCCGCCGCGACGACATGACTGTGCTCGGTTTAGAAGTCTAG
- a CDS encoding sensor domain-containing diguanylate cyclase encodes MHKEVFTREERVLEMAREAVRETADNGHSSPVFASLVREYEKLVRQSRRLVTMGDRMQQTLNDLNRNLALSEHKFRSIFENVTEGIYRCDEGGRFVEVNPAMAAMFGCQGPESFIRTVGELHRIFCDHEDFHLYEALLAAGDARRYEVRVCGPGDESLWVEISASMVGGDEAKGVRAGVVGVLVDVTERKRMIEEMCRLARTDSMTGMWNRGYFMELAGRELNRARRSGGELSLIMLDVDHFKAINDTHGHDVGDVALMELARVIGESVREVDVAARLGGEEFAVMLPDTSAEDACAVAVRIARTIRRAVVDSPRGPVSMTVSMGLASFEESKDSLDSLLKYSDIALYAAKKNGRDRVETYRRSVCPRSVRGVACDDGEA; translated from the coding sequence ATGCATAAAGAAGTTTTCACGCGAGAGGAGCGAGTGCTTGAGATGGCCAGGGAGGCTGTCCGGGAAACTGCTGACAATGGGCATTCCTCGCCCGTCTTCGCCTCGCTGGTCCGGGAGTATGAGAAGCTTGTCCGCCAGAGCCGCAGACTGGTCACCATGGGCGATCGGATGCAGCAGACCCTCAATGATCTCAATCGCAATCTCGCCCTGAGCGAGCACAAGTTCCGCAGCATCTTCGAGAATGTGACCGAGGGCATCTACCGGTGCGACGAGGGCGGAAGGTTCGTGGAGGTGAACCCGGCCATGGCTGCCATGTTTGGCTGCCAGGGCCCGGAATCCTTTATCCGGACCGTGGGCGAGCTGCATCGCATCTTTTGCGACCATGAGGATTTTCATCTGTACGAGGCGTTGCTCGCCGCTGGCGATGCCCGCCGCTACGAGGTGCGCGTCTGCGGTCCGGGTGATGAGAGCCTGTGGGTCGAGATCAGCGCCAGCATGGTGGGTGGCGACGAGGCCAAGGGTGTTCGGGCGGGCGTGGTGGGCGTCCTGGTGGATGTCACCGAGCGCAAGCGGATGATCGAGGAGATGTGCCGCCTTGCCAGGACCGACAGCATGACCGGGATGTGGAACAGGGGATATTTCATGGAGCTTGCCGGGCGCGAATTGAACCGCGCGCGCCGGAGCGGTGGCGAGCTGTCGCTCATCATGCTTGATGTGGATCATTTCAAGGCCATCAACGACACCCATGGCCATGATGTGGGCGATGTGGCGCTCATGGAGCTGGCCCGCGTGATCGGGGAGTCCGTGCGCGAGGTGGATGTGGCCGCCAGGCTCGGCGGCGAGGAGTTCGCGGTCATGCTGCCCGACACCTCGGCAGAAGACGCCTGCGCCGTTGCCGTGCGCATTGCCAGGACTATCCGCCGGGCGGTCGTGGATTCCCCGCGCGGACCGGTCTCCATGACCGTGTCCATGGGGCTGGCGTCCTTTGAGGAGTCCAAGGACAGCCTTGATTCGCTGCTCAAGTATTCGGACATCGCCCTGTATGCGGCCAAGAAGAATGGCCGTGACCGGGTGGAGACATACCGCCGATCCGTCTGCCCCCGCTCGGTCAGGGGCGTTGCCTGCGACGACGGGGAGGCCTGA
- a CDS encoding substrate-binding periplasmic protein, whose product MNRRSQKPGRKGRMVALLWCASLVLLLAPLLRPVPAHGADIVEVLSTGQSWDLFTNPDGTGLYHEILNAVFALHAIPVRHEYATSDRAEELVRLGQADMMICDDMVSPPLVMARHPMYENAYHVFFSRGRIPDWQGPQSLLDRLVLSQPGYYVQENFPVPVRIKYVANGAQGLGMVLLGRADAYVDDMAFIRKSIAENTIPFDMLDYEIRQVGVRSYHPLFNTSPRGQAIMELYDEGMRTLHQNGGLKAIYEKWGHPYPDFDKY is encoded by the coding sequence ATGAATCGCAGAAGCCAAAAACCGGGCCGCAAGGGTCGCATGGTCGCGCTCCTCTGGTGTGCGAGTCTCGTCCTGCTCCTGGCCCCGCTGCTCCGCCCTGTCCCGGCGCACGGTGCGGACATCGTCGAGGTTCTGTCCACGGGCCAGTCTTGGGATTTGTTCACCAACCCCGACGGCACGGGACTCTACCATGAGATTCTGAACGCGGTCTTCGCCCTCCACGCCATTCCGGTGCGGCACGAATACGCCACTTCCGACCGGGCCGAAGAGCTTGTCCGCCTGGGGCAGGCCGACATGATGATCTGTGACGATATGGTCAGCCCGCCTCTGGTCATGGCCCGCCACCCCATGTACGAGAATGCCTACCATGTGTTTTTCAGCCGCGGTCGAATCCCGGACTGGCAAGGCCCGCAGAGCCTGCTCGACCGACTGGTGCTGAGTCAGCCCGGATACTACGTCCAGGAGAACTTTCCAGTGCCAGTGCGGATCAAGTATGTCGCCAACGGCGCCCAGGGGCTGGGCATGGTCCTCCTTGGCCGGGCCGACGCCTATGTAGACGACATGGCCTTCATCAGAAAGTCCATCGCCGAAAACACCATTCCCTTCGACATGCTCGACTACGAAATCAGACAAGTGGGAGTCCGCTCGTACCACCCGCTCTTCAACACCTCCCCGCGCGGCCAGGCGATCATGGAGCTGTATGACGAGGGCATGAGGACCCTGCACCAGAACGGCGGCCTGAAGGCCATCTACGAGAAATGGGGGCACCCCTACCCCGACTTCGACAAGTATTGA
- a CDS encoding L-serine ammonia-lyase, which yields MPAISTSIFELLKIGPGPSSSHTIGPMRAGFDFMESVRQLPDADRQRAGTVEIRLFGSLSATGNGHGTPRAIMAGLLGHEPDTCLPNVLEEFDDSQRPFDLDLGGKTLPYHTRDIIFDAVQHDYPHSNTMIFRLLNGAEVVFERIFFSVGGGFLRWPGWEEPKRGLPAYPYETMTQLKTHLRAHSMRLHELLLANEQAITGMTEEQIYAGLDRITEVMEGAVECGIVTEGVLPGTIGLQRKAPVMYNRAKSEYFQGSGFLKAVNAYALAASEENAAGHCVVTAPTCGGAGVLPAILHTLKRHMGATQEEIRQGLLVAACIGFLAKHNASISGAEVGCQGEVGVASAMAAAFLAYARGYRFQVTENAAEIAMEHHLGLTCDPVGGYVQIPCIERNAMGAVKAFNAYLIASTLDESYQKVDLDKVIQAMAQTGHDMSRKYKETSLAGLAMSMTEC from the coding sequence ATGCCCGCCATATCCACATCGATCTTCGAACTGCTCAAGATCGGGCCAGGCCCGTCAAGCTCGCACACCATCGGCCCCATGCGGGCCGGATTCGACTTCATGGAAAGCGTCCGCCAACTCCCTGACGCGGATCGCCAGAGAGCCGGGACCGTGGAAATCCGCCTGTTCGGCTCGCTCTCGGCCACCGGCAACGGGCACGGCACACCGCGCGCCATCATGGCCGGGCTGCTGGGCCACGAGCCCGACACCTGCCTGCCCAATGTCCTCGAGGAGTTCGACGACAGCCAGCGCCCCTTTGACCTCGACCTTGGCGGCAAGACCCTGCCCTACCACACCCGCGACATCATCTTCGACGCGGTGCAGCACGACTACCCGCACAGCAACACCATGATCTTCCGGCTCCTGAATGGGGCGGAGGTGGTTTTCGAGCGCATCTTCTTTTCGGTTGGCGGCGGCTTTCTGCGCTGGCCGGGGTGGGAAGAGCCCAAGCGCGGCCTCCCGGCCTACCCCTACGAAACCATGACCCAGCTCAAGACCCACCTGCGCGCTCACTCCATGCGCCTGCACGAGCTGCTGCTGGCCAACGAGCAGGCCATCACAGGCATGACCGAGGAGCAGATCTACGCCGGGCTCGACCGGATCACCGAGGTCATGGAAGGGGCCGTGGAGTGCGGCATCGTCACCGAGGGCGTGCTGCCGGGCACCATCGGGCTGCAGCGCAAGGCCCCGGTCATGTACAACCGGGCCAAGAGCGAATATTTTCAGGGTTCGGGCTTCCTCAAGGCGGTCAACGCCTATGCCCTGGCCGCCTCGGAGGAGAACGCGGCCGGACACTGCGTGGTCACCGCGCCCACCTGCGGCGGCGCGGGCGTGCTGCCCGCCATCCTCCACACCCTCAAGCGGCACATGGGAGCCACGCAGGAAGAAATTCGCCAGGGTCTGCTTGTGGCCGCCTGCATCGGGTTCCTGGCCAAGCACAACGCGTCCATCTCCGGGGCCGAGGTGGGCTGCCAGGGCGAGGTGGGCGTGGCCTCTGCCATGGCCGCCGCCTTCCTGGCCTACGCCCGCGGCTACCGTTTTCAGGTCACGGAAAACGCGGCGGAAATAGCCATGGAGCACCATCTCGGCCTGACCTGCGACCCGGTGGGCGGCTATGTCCAGATCCCGTGCATCGAGCGCAACGCCATGGGCGCGGTCAAGGCGTTCAACGCCTACCTCATCGCCTCGACCCTGGACGAGTCTTACCAGAAGGTGGATTTAGACAAGGTCATCCAGGCCATGGCCCAGACAGGCCACGACATGTCGCGCAAGTACAAGGAGACCTCCCTGGCCGGGCTGGCCATGAGCATGACCGAATGCTGA